One window of the Synechococcus sp. CC9311 genome contains the following:
- a CDS encoding formate/nitrite transporter family protein, protein MDYVLPNELVDGMILAGGKKATVSIKNLLIRGFYSGAILGLAVILALTVGILTKLPFVGSLLFPFGFASIVLFGMELVTGNFALLPMATWAGKCSWSATFRNWTWVWIGNFIGTLVVAIIMAISLTSGSMDAAAENVGPPIWDLVAQKIVALNQINVVKKYEALGSMGFFLAFLRGVVANWLVCLGVTMALVSKSVPGKLLACWLPITAFQTMGMEHIVVNQFLHTAGPILGSGVPFYKVIFWNFLPVTLGNIVGGMVFIGMLFYSTHRTKISDVLPTEHDEKLERELAAELGAR, encoded by the coding sequence ATGGACTACGTCCTACCTAATGAACTCGTCGACGGCATGATTTTAGCCGGCGGCAAAAAAGCAACAGTCAGCATTAAAAATCTGCTGATCCGTGGCTTTTATTCTGGCGCCATTCTTGGTCTTGCCGTCATCCTGGCCCTCACGGTAGGAATCCTTACAAAACTACCGTTTGTGGGATCTCTTCTGTTCCCCTTTGGATTTGCCAGCATCGTCCTGTTCGGAATGGAGTTGGTCACTGGCAACTTCGCGTTGCTGCCGATGGCAACCTGGGCCGGCAAATGTAGCTGGAGTGCAACCTTCCGAAATTGGACATGGGTCTGGATTGGCAATTTCATCGGTACGCTCGTTGTGGCGATCATCATGGCCATCAGCCTCACCAGCGGAAGCATGGATGCTGCTGCTGAGAACGTTGGTCCACCGATTTGGGATCTTGTAGCTCAAAAGATCGTTGCTCTTAACCAGATCAACGTTGTGAAAAAGTACGAGGCCCTTGGAAGTATGGGTTTCTTCTTGGCTTTCTTGCGTGGAGTTGTTGCAAACTGGTTGGTTTGCCTCGGCGTCACGATGGCTCTTGTGAGCAAAAGTGTTCCCGGAAAATTGCTTGCCTGCTGGTTGCCGATTACGGCCTTCCAAACAATGGGCATGGAGCACATTGTTGTAAATCAATTCCTGCATACAGCTGGACCAATCCTCGGTTCAGGCGTTCCGTTCTACAAAGTGATTTTCTGGAATTTCCTCCCGGTCACCTTGGGAAATATTGTTGGAGGAATGGTGTTCATCGGCATGCTCTTTTACAGCACCCATCGCACCAAAATTTCCGATGTGCTTCCCACAGAGCATGATGAAAAGCTAGAACGTGAACTCGCCGCTGAACTCGGCGCCCGCTGA
- a CDS encoding phage capsid protein, translated as MSAIDEASLWDRLSNARRIPLNPSWLGEIYSPSLSDELRFAVAERLGMLAETGWPIIQTLIQQHGICPELIHAAGLCHQPEAKDWLLKQLNQSNDPDALLLNALSCWGAELTLSQFEHILQLPGQSQRLAGLNLLGFKSHQLQAIELLQLCEPALQDWRDPVVIACIRLLQRRDDTLISTRLANLVQSGSDPAAEAALKALGCIATTHSKITLKSLSTELTNPERRKQAIRQLQQQYE; from the coding sequence ATGAGTGCCATTGATGAAGCCTCCCTTTGGGATCGGCTGTCCAATGCACGGAGGATCCCATTGAATCCAAGCTGGCTGGGAGAGATCTACTCTCCCAGCCTTTCTGATGAACTCCGTTTTGCAGTGGCTGAGCGTTTGGGAATGTTGGCAGAAACGGGCTGGCCGATCATCCAAACCCTGATCCAACAGCACGGAATTTGTCCTGAATTAATCCATGCAGCCGGCCTCTGCCATCAACCTGAAGCCAAGGATTGGTTACTCAAACAACTGAACCAATCCAATGATCCAGATGCCTTATTGCTCAACGCACTGAGTTGCTGGGGTGCAGAACTCACATTGTCTCAATTTGAGCATATTTTGCAATTACCTGGACAATCACAACGCCTCGCAGGCCTCAATCTTCTTGGCTTCAAATCTCATCAACTACAAGCCATTGAATTACTACAGTTATGTGAACCTGCTCTTCAAGATTGGCGTGATCCTGTTGTCATCGCTTGCATACGTTTACTACAACGAAGAGACGACACTCTTATTAGCACCAGGCTAGCCAACCTGGTCCAATCAGGATCTGATCCAGCTGCTGAAGCTGCTTTAAAAGCCTTGGGATGTATCGCCACAACTCACAGCAAAATAACGTTGAAGTCACTGAGCACAGAACTCACCAATCCAGAGCGACGGAAGCAAGCCATACGCCAACTTCAACAGCAATATGAATGA
- the cynS gene encoding cyanase: MAAPSPSTLTASLMAAKKAKGLSFADLEVALGLDEVWIASLFYGQATASPEEAEKLATLLGLDPAITAALQEFPTKGSLDPVIPTDPLIYRFYEIMQVYGMPLKDVIQEKFGDGIMSAIDFTLDVDKVEDPKGDRVKVTMCGKFLPYKKW; this comes from the coding sequence TTGGCTGCTCCCTCACCGTCGACGCTCACTGCTTCGCTCATGGCGGCCAAAAAGGCAAAGGGACTGTCCTTCGCTGATTTAGAGGTAGCCCTTGGGCTCGATGAGGTTTGGATTGCTTCTCTCTTTTATGGACAGGCAACCGCTTCTCCTGAAGAAGCAGAGAAATTAGCAACATTGTTGGGTCTTGATCCAGCCATAACTGCTGCACTGCAAGAGTTTCCAACGAAAGGCAGTCTTGATCCTGTGATCCCTACAGATCCACTGATCTATCGCTTCTATGAAATCATGCAGGTTTATGGAATGCCTCTGAAAGATGTTATTCAGGAAAAGTTTGGTGATGGAATCATGAGTGCAATTGATTTTACTTTGGATGTAGATAAGGTTGAAGATCCAAAAGGTGATAGGGTCAAAGTTACGATGTGTGGGAAATTTTTGCCTTACAAAAAGTGGTGA
- a CDS encoding anthranilate phosphoribosyltransferase family protein, whose amino-acid sequence MQTSPETTKRASFKQLLRKIGSGEHTSKGLTRSEADEAMELMLTGGASDVQIGAFLIAHRIRRPEPQELTGMLDTYKRLGPCLLSEPDQRRPICFGMPFDGRSRTAPIYPLTALLLVGSGQPVVLQGGRRMPVKFGITAAELFASIGLNLHGLTIKDVQAGFNLHGLALIYQPEHFPLGEALLPARDDLGKRPPLASAELLWTAHQGHHLLVSGFVHPPTENRAWQALELAGETEIITVKGLEGGTDLPVSRAGITARIHNSGDPERHIVHPRDHGCFGDDPRWESEEAWATHAKEALLGQGPMAQSLRWNAGCYLWLSGLSKSLEDGVEEAKTMQANGVGTAALEQLIKWRASVGG is encoded by the coding sequence ATGCAAACCTCTCCTGAAACCACGAAGCGTGCATCTTTCAAGCAATTGCTCCGCAAGATTGGCAGTGGAGAGCACACCAGCAAGGGGTTGACTCGAAGCGAAGCCGATGAGGCTATGGAATTGATGCTCACAGGCGGAGCATCAGACGTTCAAATCGGCGCCTTTCTGATCGCCCATCGCATTCGTCGGCCCGAGCCTCAGGAGCTCACCGGCATGCTCGACACCTATAAAAGGCTCGGGCCCTGTCTTCTTAGTGAACCCGATCAACGTCGGCCGATCTGCTTTGGGATGCCCTTTGACGGCCGATCTCGGACAGCACCGATCTACCCCTTAACGGCCTTGCTGCTGGTGGGATCCGGACAACCCGTGGTCTTACAGGGAGGGAGGCGAATGCCGGTGAAATTTGGAATTACTGCCGCAGAACTATTTGCTTCCATCGGGCTCAACTTGCATGGACTAACCATCAAGGATGTTCAAGCAGGATTCAACCTGCATGGTCTTGCCCTGATTTATCAACCGGAACACTTCCCCCTAGGAGAGGCTCTTCTGCCCGCTCGGGATGATCTCGGGAAACGCCCTCCTTTAGCCAGTGCCGAGCTGCTCTGGACTGCACACCAAGGGCACCACCTGCTTGTCAGTGGCTTTGTGCATCCACCAACAGAAAACCGAGCCTGGCAAGCCCTAGAGCTCGCCGGAGAAACGGAAATCATCACCGTAAAAGGCTTAGAAGGCGGCACAGATCTTCCTGTCAGTCGGGCAGGAATCACGGCTCGGATTCACAACTCAGGGGATCCTGAACGACACATCGTTCATCCCCGAGATCATGGCTGCTTCGGAGATGATCCCCGCTGGGAATCAGAAGAGGCCTGGGCTACGCATGCCAAAGAAGCACTTCTTGGCCAAGGGCCCATGGCCCAGTCCTTGCGTTGGAACGCAGGCTGCTACCTCTGGTTGAGCGGACTCAGCAAAAGCTTGGAGGACGGTGTTGAGGAAGCCAAAACCATGCAAGCCAATGGAGTTGGCACCGCGGCTTTAGAGCAACTGATCAAGTGGCGAGCGTCTGTGGGAGGTTGA
- a CDS encoding tetracycline resistance MFS efflux pump, with protein sequence MRRPHVPTLLSAFLTLLNDRLSESIVFPLLPYLLASFNADGRTLGLLAGSYALAQFAATPLIGALSDRFGRRPVIAICVSGSVLGLGLFAITVSQDWPAGAVLPLFLLFGARLIDGVSGGTAATAGAVLADITPPEKRARAFGLIGVAFGLGFIIGPFLGGQLARIAVTVPIWVATGFSVLNLVVVLTLLPETHPVSERRVLPRKRELNPFAQIARVIGNPAVGRLALGFFLFFLAFNGFTAILVLYFKQRFNWGPELATTAFLIVGVVATVVQGVLIGPLVNRFGEWKLTLIGLGFVITGCLLIPTTNPEQARIGVFTAVGILASGTGLVTPSLRSLVSRRLSDEGQGAALGSLQALQSLGSFLGPPLAGLGYDLLGQTSPFFGGAGLLVVVVLLVTRSPLEHATG encoded by the coding sequence GTGCGCCGTCCTCACGTTCCAACATTATTAAGTGCGTTCCTGACGCTGCTTAATGACCGACTGAGCGAAAGCATTGTTTTTCCATTGCTGCCATATCTGTTGGCATCGTTCAATGCCGACGGTCGCACCCTTGGGCTGTTAGCTGGCAGCTACGCCCTCGCGCAGTTCGCAGCGACGCCACTCATCGGAGCCCTGAGTGATCGCTTCGGCCGCCGACCCGTGATCGCCATCTGCGTCAGTGGTTCCGTCCTGGGCCTCGGACTGTTCGCGATCACGGTGAGCCAAGACTGGCCCGCTGGTGCAGTGTTGCCCCTCTTTCTCCTATTTGGAGCCCGTCTGATCGATGGGGTGAGTGGTGGAACAGCCGCAACGGCAGGCGCTGTACTCGCAGACATCACACCGCCGGAAAAACGGGCAAGGGCCTTCGGATTGATCGGAGTGGCCTTCGGCCTCGGTTTCATTATCGGACCCTTTCTCGGCGGCCAACTGGCCAGGATTGCTGTCACGGTGCCGATCTGGGTGGCAACCGGCTTCTCCGTCCTCAACCTTGTCGTTGTATTGACGTTGCTCCCTGAAACCCATCCGGTGTCAGAGCGCCGCGTTCTTCCTCGCAAACGGGAGCTCAACCCCTTCGCTCAAATCGCGCGGGTGATTGGCAATCCAGCAGTCGGGCGTCTGGCCTTGGGCTTTTTTCTATTTTTTCTTGCCTTCAATGGTTTCACCGCAATCCTGGTGCTCTATTTCAAGCAACGATTCAACTGGGGCCCAGAGCTCGCTACCACTGCCTTTTTAATTGTTGGGGTCGTCGCCACCGTGGTCCAGGGTGTACTGATCGGTCCGTTGGTGAATCGTTTTGGAGAGTGGAAACTCACGCTGATCGGCCTCGGTTTCGTCATCACCGGCTGCTTGCTGATCCCCACTACAAATCCTGAGCAAGCCAGGATCGGAGTGTTCACAGCTGTGGGGATTTTGGCCAGCGGCACGGGTCTCGTGACCCCGAGCCTTCGCAGCCTCGTATCTCGCCGTCTCAGTGATGAAGGGCAAGGCGCAGCCCTTGGCAGCCTGCAAGCACTGCAGAGTCTTGGCAGTTTTTTAGGTCCACCATTGGCTGGACTGGGATACGACCTGCTGGGTCAAACCAGTCCATTCTTTGGAGGCGCAGGATTGCTCGTGGTCGTGGTGCTCTTGGTGACCCGCAGTCCCCTTGAACACGCCACCGGCTGA
- the ppk1 gene encoding polyphosphate kinase 1 has product MLPENLYINRELSWISFNRRVLAQALDQRTQLLEQAKFSAIFSNNLDEFFMVRVASLKSQVEAGIDKRSEDGLTPREQLHEIRNQLSALLEAQQKHYLNHLRVGLEDYGVFLFNYEQLNEAQRDWVANFFQTAIFPVLTPLAVDPAHPFPFVSNLSLNVAALIHDPESGQRQLARVKVPQKILPRFVSIPVELGSDESKPIHTAVPLEQVIAFNLSLLFPGMSIEGHYFFRVTRDADLELRDLEADDLMIAIEQGLRKRRMGGEVVRLEVAEDTPQDVMEMLMEGMSVVEEDLYRVNGPLGLDDLFGLMSLPLPHLKDTTHSGQTPTVLSRTQRGMLEDGSIKEEEFESIFSVIRRHDVLLHHPYDLFSTSVEEFINQAADDPLVMGIKMTLYRTSKDSPIIAALIRAAENGKQVMALVELKARFDEDNNIQWAKHLERSGVHVVYGVIGLKTHTKIVLVVRKEKERLRSYVHIGTGNYNSKTSRLYTDLGLLSARPELGQDLVELFNYLTGFSKQQSFRKLLVAPVSLRKGMEQLIRREIEHAQQGRGGSIKAKMNSLVDPGIIALLYEASQAGVKIQLIIRGMCSLYPGLEGISDNISVVSIIGRFLEHSRIFWFNNGDKPEVFIGSADLMPRNLDRRVEAVVPIEEPDLRAQLERLLGCYLSDNRGAWDMQPDGSFIQRHPEGEEYNSQLQLIDGWKGSALVQPTR; this is encoded by the coding sequence ATGCTTCCCGAGAATCTCTACATCAATCGGGAACTCAGCTGGATCTCCTTCAACAGACGCGTGTTGGCTCAGGCGCTTGACCAAAGAACGCAGTTATTGGAACAGGCCAAATTCAGCGCCATTTTCAGCAACAACCTTGATGAGTTTTTCATGGTGCGCGTGGCGTCCTTGAAGTCTCAGGTTGAGGCTGGCATCGACAAGCGAAGCGAGGACGGCCTCACGCCCCGAGAGCAACTCCATGAGATTCGCAACCAGCTCTCAGCTCTGCTGGAAGCGCAACAAAAGCACTACCTCAACCATCTCCGCGTTGGCCTCGAAGACTATGGGGTGTTTCTGTTCAACTACGAACAACTGAACGAAGCACAACGTGACTGGGTGGCCAACTTCTTTCAAACGGCGATTTTTCCGGTCTTAACGCCCCTGGCTGTGGATCCTGCTCATCCCTTTCCATTCGTTAGCAATCTCAGCCTCAACGTGGCCGCCCTGATCCATGACCCAGAGTCGGGCCAACGCCAACTCGCTCGAGTGAAGGTGCCTCAAAAGATCCTTCCTCGCTTTGTATCGATTCCAGTTGAGCTTGGCAGCGATGAATCCAAGCCAATCCACACAGCAGTTCCTCTTGAGCAGGTGATTGCCTTCAATCTCAGCCTGCTCTTTCCAGGAATGAGCATTGAAGGCCATTACTTTTTCCGGGTCACCAGGGATGCAGACCTAGAGCTCCGCGACCTTGAAGCCGACGATCTCATGATCGCAATCGAACAAGGCCTCCGAAAACGGCGCATGGGTGGTGAAGTGGTCCGCCTGGAAGTTGCTGAAGACACCCCTCAAGACGTCATGGAGATGTTGATGGAGGGCATGTCCGTTGTTGAAGAAGACCTCTACAGGGTGAACGGACCTCTCGGGCTCGATGACCTCTTCGGCTTGATGAGCCTGCCGCTACCGCACCTCAAAGACACCACGCACTCAGGTCAAACTCCCACCGTCCTCAGTCGTACTCAGAGGGGCATGTTGGAAGACGGATCCATCAAAGAAGAGGAATTTGAGAGCATTTTTTCGGTGATACGCCGCCACGATGTTCTCCTGCATCACCCTTACGACTTGTTTTCCACGTCAGTGGAGGAATTCATCAATCAAGCAGCAGATGATCCCCTCGTGATGGGCATCAAGATGACCCTCTACCGCACCTCCAAAGATTCTCCGATCATCGCAGCACTCATCAGGGCAGCAGAAAATGGAAAACAGGTGATGGCACTGGTTGAGCTAAAAGCACGTTTCGACGAAGACAACAATATTCAGTGGGCCAAACATCTGGAGCGCTCAGGAGTGCATGTGGTCTACGGAGTCATTGGCCTTAAAACGCACACCAAGATTGTTCTGGTTGTTCGCAAAGAGAAAGAACGCTTGCGCAGCTATGTCCATATCGGCACTGGCAATTACAACTCCAAAACCTCACGTCTTTACACCGATTTAGGCCTACTTTCAGCAAGACCGGAACTCGGCCAGGACCTCGTGGAGTTGTTTAACTATCTAACCGGCTTCTCCAAACAACAAAGCTTTCGCAAGCTACTCGTAGCGCCTGTCTCCTTAAGAAAAGGAATGGAGCAATTAATCCGTCGTGAAATCGAACATGCTCAGCAAGGGCGAGGTGGATCGATCAAAGCAAAAATGAATTCCCTAGTAGATCCAGGAATCATTGCTCTTTTGTATGAAGCATCTCAAGCCGGAGTAAAAATCCAATTGATCATCCGAGGGATGTGCAGCCTTTATCCCGGCCTTGAAGGAATTAGCGACAACATCAGCGTGGTAAGCATCATTGGCAGATTCTTGGAGCATTCACGTATTTTTTGGTTTAACAATGGCGACAAACCGGAGGTGTTCATCGGAAGCGCCGACTTAATGCCACGCAATCTTGACAGACGTGTTGAAGCGGTTGTGCCCATTGAAGAACCAGATCTAAGAGCACAGCTCGAACGCCTGCTTGGGTGCTACTTAAGCGACAACAGGGGCGCATGGGACATGCAACCTGACGGTTCTTTCATTCAGCGACACCCTGAGGGAGAGGAGTACAACTCCCAATTGCAGTTAATCGATGGTTGGAAAGGAAGCGCCCTAGTTCAGCCAACTCGCTAG